Proteins encoded within one genomic window of Amycolatopsis sp. 2-15:
- a CDS encoding carboxylesterase/lipase family protein produces MLTTMAKTADGVLRGRVEDGLTVFRGVRYATCERFGPPRRVPTWSGERDATVDGPIAPQRPSRLEPVMGAPEPHEQGEDCLNLTITTPGADDRARPVLVWFHGGAWISGAGSWKWYGGHRLAQEGDVVVVSVSYRLGVLGYLRAPGISEGNLGLADQLAALRWVHQNIAAFGGDPDAVTVAGQSAGGHTVRCLLGMPAAENLFRRAILQSSPGFDLINARTVERAAQRFLTRLGQDPRAASVPDILDAQSEVARAAAGRFGLKIISPFCPIPGVGPLPDEADWTACLVDRAPTLDVIIGTTAREMSAFYTLNPALRRLRRVPAVGPVITNTWEHHASDTVCNRPTRRLAARLNDSGARVRAYRFDYAPPASPFGATHCIELPFLFGTAADWATAPMLAGADPNDIDTLGRHLRAAWLGFIRTGTPATEPPWPQYTADSAAVRHWRR; encoded by the coding sequence GTGCTCACCACCATGGCCAAGACCGCCGATGGCGTGCTGCGCGGGCGGGTCGAGGACGGCCTGACCGTTTTCCGGGGTGTGCGCTATGCCACCTGCGAGCGGTTCGGCCCGCCCCGCCGGGTGCCCACCTGGAGCGGGGAGCGCGACGCCACCGTCGACGGTCCGATCGCCCCGCAGCGGCCGTCCCGGCTGGAGCCCGTCATGGGTGCTCCGGAGCCCCACGAACAGGGTGAGGACTGCCTGAACCTGACCATCACCACTCCTGGGGCCGACGATCGTGCCCGCCCGGTGCTGGTGTGGTTCCACGGCGGCGCCTGGATCTCGGGCGCCGGCTCGTGGAAGTGGTACGGCGGTCACCGGCTGGCCCAGGAAGGTGACGTGGTCGTCGTCTCGGTCAGCTACCGGCTGGGCGTGCTCGGTTATCTGCGTGCCCCGGGGATCTCCGAGGGCAACCTGGGCCTTGCCGACCAGCTCGCCGCGCTGAGGTGGGTGCACCAAAACATCGCCGCCTTCGGTGGTGACCCGGACGCGGTGACGGTGGCCGGCCAGTCCGCAGGTGGCCACACCGTGCGGTGCCTACTGGGCATGCCCGCCGCCGAGAACCTCTTCCGCCGGGCCATCCTCCAAAGTTCGCCGGGTTTCGACCTCATTAATGCCCGCACCGTCGAGCGTGCCGCCCAACGGTTCCTCACCCGGCTCGGTCAGGACCCGCGCGCCGCTTCGGTGCCCGACATCCTCGATGCCCAGAGTGAGGTCGCGCGCGCAGCTGCCGGCAGGTTCGGGCTGAAAATCATCTCCCCGTTCTGTCCCATCCCCGGAGTCGGGCCCCTCCCGGACGAGGCGGACTGGACCGCCTGCCTCGTCGACCGCGCACCCACGCTGGACGTCATCATCGGCACCACCGCACGCGAGATGAGCGCCTTCTACACCTTGAATCCGGCGCTGCGCCGCCTGCGCCGAGTTCCCGCCGTGGGACCAGTGATCACCAACACCTGGGAACATCACGCGAGCGACACCGTGTGCAACCGCCCCACCCGTCGCCTGGCCGCCCGCCTCAACGACAGCGGGGCGCGCGTCCGGGCCTACCGGTTTGACTACGCCCCGCCCGCGTCCCCCTTCGGGGCCACCCATTGCATCGAGCTACCCTTCCTGTTCGGCACCGCCGCCGACTGGGCCACCGCGCCGATGCTCGCCGGAGCGGACCCGAACGACATCGACACACTGGGCCGACACCTGCGCGCCGCCTGGCTCGGCTTCATCCGCACCGGCACCCCGGCCACCGAGCCGCCCTGGCCGCAATACACGGCAGACTCAGCCGCCGTCCGCCACTGGCGCCGCTGA
- a CDS encoding TetR/AcrR family transcriptional regulator codes for MAPPHPAPSHRRGAAVRQAVLEATTELLAAEGLAGARVADIAARAGVHETSVYRRWGTRNALILEALSDRLDAELPRPDTGSIREDLTAFFTDLAAFLATPTGRALARITLVQPDDTRFEELLQQFRAARLDRAGEVIHRGIDRGELPRETDAELLLEALTGSLHFRVLERNQPADRDYVRRLVDLLLAGVRSTTPPAERA; via the coding sequence ATGGCACCACCCCACCCGGCCCCCTCGCACCGTCGCGGCGCCGCCGTACGCCAAGCCGTCCTCGAAGCCACCACCGAACTCCTGGCCGCCGAGGGCCTGGCAGGTGCTCGCGTCGCCGACATCGCCGCCCGCGCCGGGGTCCACGAGACCTCCGTCTACCGCCGGTGGGGCACTCGCAACGCCCTGATCCTCGAGGCCCTCTCCGATCGTCTGGATGCTGAGCTGCCCCGTCCGGACACCGGCTCCATCCGCGAGGACCTGACGGCCTTCTTCACCGACCTGGCTGCCTTCCTCGCCACGCCCACCGGCCGGGCGCTGGCCCGCATCACCCTCGTCCAACCGGACGACACACGGTTCGAGGAACTGCTCCAGCAGTTTCGGGCCGCCCGCCTCGACCGCGCCGGCGAGGTCATCCACCGCGGCATCGACCGGGGCGAACTCCCCCGCGAAACCGACGCGGAACTCTTGCTGGAGGCCCTGACTGGCTCGCTGCACTTCCGCGTCCTGGAACGCAATCAGCCGGCTGACCGCGACTACGTCCGCCGGCTCGTGGACCTCCTGCTGGCCGGAGTCCGCTCCACGACACCGCCTGCCGAACGCGCGTAG
- a CDS encoding RHS repeat domain-containing protein, which translates to MPRGSARSQALHWREKEGVDRRRRLTQGTGDTRQTFTYDGEGDIATATDASGHVSSYTYDADGNLLLTKDATGTTLTLNDLELFRATGTSSTVGTRFYTFNGQPVAERNITTGLSSARRHEPCPRCTWPSGCTGLSWTNWVVKARSTGPGQSWTEHRCARKKGDP; encoded by the coding sequence TTGCCCCGTGGTTCAGCCCGCTCGCAGGCGCTTCACTGGCGGGAGAAGGAAGGCGTAGACCGCCGCCGCCGCCTCACCCAGGGAACCGGCGACACCCGACAGACCTTCACCTACGACGGCGAAGGCGACATCGCCACCGCCACCGACGCCAGCGGCCACGTCTCCAGCTACACCTACGACGCCGACGGCAACCTGCTGCTGACCAAGGACGCGACCGGCACCACGCTGACCCTGAACGACCTGGAGCTGTTCCGTGCGACCGGAACTTCCAGCACGGTTGGCACGCGGTTCTACACGTTCAACGGCCAGCCGGTCGCGGAGCGCAACATCACGACCGGCCTGTCGTCAGCCCGACGACATGAACCATGCCCTAGGTGTACTTGGCCATCAGGCTGCACCGGGCTGTCCTGGACGAACTGGGTAGTCAAGGCGAGATCGACTGGTCCCGGGCAGTCCTGGACGGAGCATCGGTGCGCGCGAAAAAAAGGGGACCCATGA